One stretch of Bacillota bacterium DNA includes these proteins:
- a CDS encoding transposase — MALCQGTKVSFVREALPQGWPSLQALPIPEGGWQRTKKKLARFHRRIANQRLNYQHKMTTEIARTYRVVGVENLNVAGMLRNHRLALSIADAGFGEIHRQLRYKSEWYGGVLVKVDRFFPSSSLCLKCGTIKDDLTLNDRTFVCECGYTAGRDWNAAFNIEAEALRIHTGRSGFTDSLNGRGRDVRLFGAILDEASKLAEERRPSKLAV; from the coding sequence ATGGCTCTTTGCCAGGGGACGAAGGTGTCCTTCGTGCGGGAGGCTCTGCCCCAAGGATGGCCTAGCCTTCAAGCGCTTCCTATCCCGGAGGGAGGATGGCAACGCACCAAGAAGAAACTGGCAAGGTTTCACCGGCGCATTGCGAATCAAAGACTAAACTACCAACACAAGATGACGACCGAGATTGCCCGTACCTACCGCGTTGTAGGCGTTGAAAACCTCAATGTGGCCGGGATGTTGAGGAATCATCGTCTGGCGCTCTCTATTGCAGACGCGGGGTTTGGCGAGATTCATAGGCAGCTACGATACAAGAGCGAGTGGTACGGCGGCGTCTTGGTGAAAGTTGACCGGTTCTTTCCGTCAAGTAGCCTGTGTCTTAAGTGTGGGACTATTAAGGATGACTTGACACTGAATGACCGAACATTTGTTTGTGAGTGCGGTTACACCGCAGGCAGAGATTGGAATGCCGCCTTTAACATTGAGGCGGAAGCGTTAAGAATCCATACTGGCCGGAGTGGGTTCACGGACAGTCTAAACGGGCGTGGACGGGATGTAAGACTTTTCGGAGCAATCCTGGATGAAGCGTCAAAATTGGCCGAAGAGAGGCGGCCTTCCAAACTTGCGGTTTAG
- a CDS encoding aminodeoxychorismate/anthranilate synthase component II, with amino-acid sequence MLLVIDNYDSFTYNLVQFLGELGAAVRVFRNNRLTDEEVLHLAPRQIIISPGPGTPDDAGISTEVIRTCAGKVPILGICLGHQCLGQAYGGRIVRAERLVHGKTSPIHHDGQGVFAGLPSPFVATRYHSLLVERGTLPDCLEITAETEAGEIMGLRHKSIPCLEGVQFHPESILTAHGMELLANFLAFKG; translated from the coding sequence ATGCTTCTCGTAATTGACAACTATGACTCGTTTACCTACAACCTCGTTCAGTTCCTCGGCGAGCTTGGTGCCGCTGTCCGCGTCTTCCGCAACAACCGCCTGACAGATGAGGAGGTGCTGCATCTTGCCCCCAGGCAGATTATCATTTCCCCCGGCCCCGGCACGCCTGACGACGCCGGCATATCCACGGAGGTAATCCGGACCTGTGCAGGAAAAGTTCCCATCCTGGGCATCTGTCTTGGCCACCAGTGCCTGGGACAGGCTTACGGGGGCCGCATCGTCAGGGCCGAACGGCTGGTTCACGGCAAAACCTCACCTATCCATCATGATGGTCAGGGCGTGTTTGCCGGGTTGCCGTCGCCTTTTGTCGCCACACGCTATCACTCCCTGCTGGTAGAGCGGGGCACCCTGCCGGACTGCCTGGAAATAACTGCCGAAACAGAGGCCGGTGAAATCATGGGGCTCCGGCACAAATCCATTCCCTGCCTGGAAGGGGTACAGTTCCATCCGGAATCAATTCTCACCGCGCACGGGATGGAGCTGCTTGCCAACTTTCTCGCGTTTAAGGGTTAA
- the pabB gene encoding aminodeoxychorismate synthase component I, which yields MSLPKPLVRELPLLLAPEQLFSLFLADYCSFWLDSSLPGGRMGRFSFMGSNPFLYFKTYGNTALVEESGRLTSFRERPFRMLRELLARFRTEPGELPFLAGAVGFFSYDLGRMTEKLPDLTADDLNVPDICLGFYDRVLVIDHEAHRLYLSATGLPLAGATAKAKALADLDELAGRIVAAGTAPDSDPWLGPKVSAGEISRCFTESAYRQAVLKAKEYIAAGDIYQVNVTQRFSAPLKTTPYQLYRRLRQASPAPFAAYLDCSDDLRLLSSSPERFLLLRDGQVETRPIKGTRPRGRTAEEDRERRRELLASEKDRAELVMIVDLERNDLGRVCSYGTVRVPELLTLEEYATVFHLVSTVCGALAPGKDVVDLLKSTFPGGSITGAPKIRAMEIIEELEPVRRGVYTGAIGYLGFDGRADLNIAIRTMVNKGDHVYLQVGGGIVADSDPRLEYEETLHKARGMLKSLGVDRFPEEEI from the coding sequence TTGTCGTTGCCTAAACCGCTTGTCCGGGAGCTTCCCTTGTTGCTTGCTCCTGAACAACTGTTTTCTTTGTTTTTGGCCGACTACTGCTCTTTCTGGCTGGACAGCAGCCTGCCCGGCGGCAGGATGGGACGCTTTTCCTTTATGGGCAGCAACCCGTTTCTGTACTTTAAGACTTACGGCAACACGGCTCTGGTGGAGGAAAGTGGACGTTTAACCTCTTTCCGGGAGCGTCCTTTCCGGATGCTGCGCGAATTGCTGGCCCGTTTTCGGACAGAGCCGGGAGAGTTGCCGTTTCTGGCCGGCGCGGTAGGCTTTTTTTCCTACGACCTGGGGAGAATGACTGAAAAATTGCCGGACCTGACCGCCGATGACCTCAACGTACCTGACATTTGTCTGGGCTTTTATGACCGTGTACTGGTGATTGACCACGAAGCGCACCGTCTTTACCTCTCGGCCACCGGGCTGCCGCTGGCAGGCGCAACTGCGAAAGCCAAAGCCCTGGCGGACCTTGATGAGCTGGCCGGGCGTATCGTGGCCGCCGGCACGGCTCCAGACAGCGACCCCTGGCTTGGGCCGAAGGTATCGGCGGGGGAAATCAGCCGCTGTTTTACAGAGTCCGCTTACCGGCAAGCGGTGCTGAAGGCCAAGGAATATATCGCAGCCGGAGATATTTACCAGGTGAACGTGACACAGCGCTTTTCCGCTCCGCTGAAAACAACGCCCTACCAGCTGTACCGCCGCCTGCGGCAGGCCAGTCCGGCGCCCTTTGCCGCCTATCTTGATTGCAGCGATGACCTGCGGCTGCTTTCTTCCTCACCGGAAAGGTTCCTGCTGCTGAGAGACGGGCAGGTGGAGACGCGCCCGATCAAGGGAACCAGGCCACGGGGCCGGACAGCGGAGGAAGACCGGGAAAGGCGGCGGGAACTGCTGGCAAGCGAAAAGGACCGCGCCGAGCTGGTCATGATTGTTGACCTGGAGCGGAACGACCTAGGCCGGGTTTGCTCCTACGGGACGGTCCGAGTGCCGGAGCTGCTTACCCTGGAGGAATACGCCACCGTTTTCCATCTCGTTTCCACGGTGTGCGGGGCGCTGGCTCCGGGTAAAGACGTGGTCGACCTGCTGAAAAGTACATTCCCGGGCGGCTCCATTACCGGAGCGCCCAAGATCCGGGCCATGGAAATAATCGAAGAGCTGGAGCCGGTGCGCCGCGGCGTCTATACCGGGGCTATTGGTTACCTCGGCTTTGACGGACGGGCCGACCTAAACATTGCTATCCGCACCATGGTCAATAAGGGCGACCATGTTTACCTGCAGGTGGGCGGCGGCATTGTCGCCGACTCCGACCCCCGCCTGGAATACGAAGAAACACTGCACAAAGCGCGGGGCATGCTGAAAAGCCTGGGCGTTGACCGTTTCCCGGAGGAAGAAATTTAA
- a CDS encoding aminotransferase class IV, with translation MQESFYYFNGRLLPPKDCALPAGDRSYLLGDGLFETILVLEGRPVFLAEHLARLTASAAFLGYALPPAEQLAAAVSLLINKNSLQEGALRLTVSPAASNGLLAAQNSVLNITITCRSGPPYSADLYQRGFRAVIAAATRRNEHSPLARHKTTNFLDNVLARREAAAAGADEALLLNTAGNLCESATANLFLVCGGKVLTPPVTDGALPGIVRAKILTLCPQLCLRALERSLAPAILQEADEAFLTNSLLGVMPLVSVDASPVGDGTPGPLTRHIETEYRRQLQLSPA, from the coding sequence ATGCAGGAATCATTTTATTATTTCAACGGCCGGCTGCTTCCACCAAAGGACTGCGCGCTGCCGGCGGGCGACCGTTCTTACCTGCTGGGGGACGGTCTTTTCGAAACAATCCTGGTTCTGGAGGGCCGTCCCGTTTTCCTGGCGGAACACCTGGCCCGGCTCACCGCTTCCGCCGCTTTCCTCGGGTATGCTCTGCCGCCCGCGGAACAACTGGCCGCAGCTGTCAGCCTGCTGATAAACAAAAACTCCCTGCAAGAGGGAGCACTCCGGCTTACTGTTTCACCGGCCGCAAGCAATGGCTTGCTGGCCGCCCAAAACAGCGTTTTAAACATCACCATCACCTGTCGTTCCGGTCCGCCATACAGTGCTGACCTTTATCAGCGCGGCTTCCGGGCCGTCATCGCCGCTGCTACACGTCGCAATGAGCATTCTCCCCTGGCCCGGCACAAAACAACCAATTTCCTGGACAACGTGCTGGCGCGCCGGGAAGCGGCCGCGGCCGGCGCCGACGAGGCCCTGTTGCTGAACACCGCCGGTAATTTGTGCGAATCTGCGACCGCCAACCTGTTTCTAGTCTGCGGCGGCAAGGTACTGACCCCGCCAGTCACGGACGGAGCCCTGCCCGGCATTGTCCGCGCCAAAATCCTGACGCTCTGCCCGCAGCTTTGCCTCCGGGCACTGGAGCGGTCACTTGCCCCGGCTATTCTGCAGGAAGCTGACGAAGCGTTCCTGACCAACTCCCTGCTCGGTGTCATGCCGCTGGTCAGCGTGGACGCCAGTCCGGTAGGAGACGGCACGCCCGGCCCCCTTACCCGCCACATTGAAACTGAATACAGGAGGCAACTACAGCTCTCCCCCGCTTAG
- a CDS encoding MFS transporter, with protein MSGTPRGSLAVLSTAHGLNHSYMLFFTPLLAPIAESMGVNFARLGALVSVALVSYSLAALPAGLLADRLGWRVMILLSMALPSLGCLVVSAGAFYPLLATGFMVLGLGAGLYHPSSFAMLSTVSSGDDRGRCLGIHGAGGNIGMMLAPFMTAAVATWTGWRGAFLFWGLLGLGLTLLALPTLRTGRAMVAKTLPRDGRRPVLSAMLLWTLVLSGFYGALNNAASNYLPAYLQTDVGQVLLLSGVFTAFMFGCGIAGQVLGGYWTDRFGLASALYGGMASVMLGVVALPFFRWPPLILLSLLMLGLGLFVLQPVMAVMVAEHAGHTTVGLCYGLFFSIQYVAGAAAVFLSGFLADSAGLSAVFMVLGGVALVALGLSVAAEKGRSRYEGLDGKA; from the coding sequence GTGTCCGGGACACCCAGGGGAAGCCTGGCCGTGCTCTCCACCGCCCACGGCCTGAACCATTCCTACATGCTCTTCTTCACGCCCCTCCTGGCGCCAATAGCGGAATCCATGGGGGTAAACTTCGCCCGCCTTGGTGCCCTGGTCAGTGTTGCGCTGGTCTCGTACAGCCTGGCGGCGCTCCCCGCCGGCCTCCTGGCGGACCGGCTGGGGTGGAGGGTGATGATCCTCCTTTCCATGGCCCTGCCGAGTCTTGGATGCCTGGTGGTCAGCGCGGGGGCCTTCTACCCCCTCCTGGCCACGGGCTTCATGGTGTTGGGCCTGGGGGCCGGACTGTATCACCCCTCCAGTTTCGCTATGCTTTCTACGGTTTCAAGTGGTGATGACAGGGGAAGGTGCCTGGGCATACATGGAGCGGGGGGCAATATCGGCATGATGCTCGCCCCCTTTATGACAGCGGCTGTGGCCACTTGGACGGGGTGGAGGGGGGCCTTCCTTTTCTGGGGCCTCCTTGGCCTAGGGCTTACACTCCTTGCCTTGCCTACGCTGAGAACCGGGAGAGCCATGGTGGCCAAGACCTTGCCCAGGGATGGGCGGCGCCCGGTGCTTTCAGCCATGCTCCTCTGGACACTGGTACTCTCCGGCTTCTACGGGGCACTGAACAACGCGGCCTCCAACTACCTTCCCGCGTACCTGCAGACAGACGTGGGGCAGGTGCTCTTGCTTTCCGGCGTGTTCACGGCCTTCATGTTCGGCTGCGGCATCGCCGGCCAGGTACTTGGCGGCTACTGGACGGACCGGTTCGGGCTGGCCTCGGCGCTCTACGGAGGGATGGCCAGCGTAATGCTGGGAGTGGTGGCCCTGCCCTTCTTCCGCTGGCCCCCCCTTATCCTGTTAAGCCTCCTCATGCTTGGCCTTGGGCTCTTCGTCCTCCAGCCTGTCATGGCGGTGATGGTAGCGGAGCACGCAGGCCACACCACCGTGGGACTCTGCTACGGGCTCTTCTTCTCCATCCAGTACGTGGCTGGGGCTGCCGCTGTCTTCCTCTCCGGCTTTCTTGCGGACAGCGCAGGGCTGAGCGCGGTGTTCATGGTCCTGGGCGGTGTGGCGCTGGTGGCCTTGGGCCTCTCGGTGGCCGCGGAGAAAGGGCGGAGCAGGTACGAGGGATTGGACGGGAAAGCCTAG
- the glyA gene encoding serine hydroxymethyltransferase: MERYTRYPDLEAVAEVDPEVAEAIRKEMARQSGGIELIASENFTSRAVMAAQGSVLTNKYAEGLPGRRYYGGCHFVDITETLAIERAKELFGAQHANVQPHSGAQANTAVYFAVLKPGDTVLGMDLSHGGHLTHGHPLNFSGQYFRFVPYGVSRDTETIDYQRLEDLAREHKPVMVVAGASAYPRFIDFERLRGVCDGVGAMLMVDMAHVAGLVAAGVHPNPTPHADFVTTTTHKTLRGPRGGLILCKAKFAEKVDKAVFPGIQGGPLMHVIAAKAVALKEAFGEDFRTYQAQVVRNAKALAEALAGQGLRLVSGGTDNHLMLVEVTGVGLTGKQAERALDDVGITVNKNALPFDTKPPMVTSGIRIGTPAVTTRGMKEDVMRGIGSIIAQVLKSPSDPEVQERARAAVKGFVEDYPLYPELL; encoded by the coding sequence TTGGAGCGCTATACCAGGTATCCGGACCTCGAGGCTGTGGCCGAGGTTGATCCCGAGGTGGCGGAGGCCATCAGGAAGGAGATGGCGAGACAGTCTGGAGGCATCGAGCTCATTGCATCGGAAAACTTCACCAGCAGGGCTGTCATGGCGGCCCAGGGGTCGGTGCTCACCAACAAGTACGCGGAGGGGCTGCCCGGCCGGCGGTACTATGGCGGCTGCCACTTCGTGGACATCACTGAGACGCTGGCAATTGAAAGGGCCAAGGAACTGTTCGGGGCCCAACACGCCAATGTCCAGCCCCACTCCGGGGCGCAGGCGAACACCGCCGTCTACTTTGCCGTCTTGAAGCCAGGAGACACGGTGCTTGGCATGGACCTGTCCCACGGGGGCCACCTTACCCACGGGCATCCCCTGAACTTCTCCGGGCAGTACTTCCGCTTCGTGCCCTACGGGGTCTCCCGGGATACGGAGACCATCGACTACCAGCGCCTCGAGGATCTGGCCAGGGAGCACAAGCCTGTCATGGTGGTGGCGGGCGCCAGCGCCTACCCACGTTTCATTGACTTTGAACGCTTAAGAGGGGTGTGCGATGGGGTTGGCGCCATGCTCATGGTGGACATGGCCCACGTGGCGGGGCTTGTTGCCGCAGGTGTGCATCCCAACCCCACGCCCCATGCCGATTTCGTTACCACCACAACCCACAAGACCCTCAGGGGGCCCCGGGGGGGACTCATCCTCTGCAAGGCCAAGTTCGCCGAGAAGGTGGACAAGGCGGTGTTCCCTGGGATCCAGGGTGGGCCCCTTATGCATGTCATCGCGGCGAAGGCGGTGGCCCTCAAGGAGGCATTCGGCGAGGACTTCAGGACCTACCAGGCCCAGGTTGTCCGGAATGCAAAGGCCTTGGCGGAGGCCCTGGCCGGGCAGGGATTGCGCCTTGTTTCAGGCGGCACGGACAACCACCTCATGCTCGTGGAGGTTACGGGTGTGGGCCTCACCGGCAAGCAGGCGGAGAGGGCCCTGGATGATGTCGGGATCACCGTGAACAAGAACGCACTGCCCTTCGACACGAAACCGCCCATGGTCACCAGCGGGATCCGCATCGGCACCCCTGCGGTCACCACCAGGGGGATGAAGGAGGACGTCATGCGGGGTATTGGCAGCATCATCGCCCAGGTCCTAAAGAGCCCTTCCGACCCGGAGGTGCAGGAACGGGCCCGGGCGGCGGTGAAGGGGTTTGTGGAGGACTACCCGCTCTACCCGGAGCTCTTGTAG
- a CDS encoding NUDIX hydrolase, which produces MRREFSAGGVVFQGGEPGPQVLLIKDAYGRWSLAKGVVDQGETPEEAALREIQEETGLEGEIEESLGETHYFYTGRDGQVVSKTVRYFLVRARGGEVKPLLSEIRSACWFGPEEALKVSSYPSNTEVLRKAMAFLLDPVRSGARFVGLSPGPCRGWP; this is translated from the coding sequence GTGAGAAGGGAGTTTTCCGCTGGCGGTGTGGTGTTCCAAGGCGGGGAGCCCGGGCCCCAGGTCCTGCTCATAAAGGATGCCTATGGGAGGTGGTCCCTGGCCAAGGGCGTAGTGGACCAGGGGGAGACACCCGAGGAGGCCGCCCTCAGGGAGATCCAGGAGGAGACTGGCCTTGAGGGAGAGATAGAGGAGAGCCTTGGCGAGACCCACTACTTCTACACTGGGCGGGATGGCCAGGTGGTGTCCAAGACGGTGCGCTACTTCCTGGTCCGGGCCAGGGGTGGTGAGGTGAAACCGCTCCTATCTGAGATCCGGAGTGCCTGCTGGTTTGGGCCGGAGGAGGCCCTCAAGGTCTCCAGCTACCCCTCCAACACGGAGGTGTTGAGGAAGGCCATGGCATTCCTGCTGGACCCTGTGCGCTCAGGGGCGCGTTTTGTGGGACTGTCCCCGGGGCCTTGCCGAGGCTGGCCCTGA
- a CDS encoding FMN-binding protein: MEQAEGQSRGGLKDVVRLGVILALFTAMAGAALAQTYGVTAPVIEAREAAALMESLREGLPEAEEFEPEEAGGVTFYKGLKGGQAVGVIALTEGAGYAGPVRLMVTMDPEGSVSSVRILGMSETPGIGTKVAEPAFLDQYVGKSPGDPVALQQDVQAVSGATVSSKAVNAGVQKALATFKDVYH; this comes from the coding sequence ATGGAGCAGGCAGAGGGACAATCCCGGGGCGGCCTCAAGGATGTAGTGCGGCTTGGCGTTATCCTGGCCCTTTTTACCGCCATGGCAGGGGCGGCCTTGGCACAGACCTACGGCGTGACCGCGCCTGTCATTGAGGCTAGAGAGGCGGCGGCCCTCATGGAGAGTCTCAGGGAGGGGCTGCCCGAGGCTGAGGAGTTCGAACCGGAGGAAGCCGGGGGCGTTACCTTCTACAAGGGACTCAAGGGAGGCCAGGCTGTGGGTGTCATAGCCCTTACCGAGGGTGCCGGTTACGCGGGACCCGTGAGACTCATGGTCACCATGGACCCTGAGGGGAGCGTCTCTTCCGTGAGGATCCTGGGCATGTCCGAGACCCCAGGAATAGGAACCAAGGTAGCCGAGCCCGCATTCCTCGACCAGTACGTGGGCAAGTCCCCCGGGGATCCGGTGGCGCTTCAGCAGGACGTGCAGGCGGTCTCTGGAGCCACGGTATCCTCCAAGGCTGTGAACGCCGGTGTCCAGAAGGCCCTGGCCACCTTTAAGGATGTCTACCACTAA
- a CDS encoding Gx transporter family protein → MGETLVEKHRGSRGLQGQRMQVSRTFKVVYLALLVSLAVGLHAVEALLPLPFLFPGAKLGLANIVALYTVATFGLGEALTVSLLRVLLGGLVGGTFMSAGFFLGLSGAVISTLFMAGSLGFGGGHLGLVGVSLVGAVSHNVAQLVTAMFLVGHPGLLLYLPYLLAFALPTGTFVGLVTLRLKAASDRLMVRNPH, encoded by the coding sequence ATGGGGGAGACGCTAGTGGAAAAGCACAGGGGCTCTCGGGGGCTCCAGGGTCAGCGCATGCAGGTGAGCCGCACCTTCAAGGTGGTTTACCTTGCCTTGCTTGTGTCCCTGGCCGTAGGGCTTCACGCCGTTGAGGCCCTGCTTCCCTTGCCCTTCCTCTTCCCCGGGGCAAAACTGGGCTTGGCGAATATCGTTGCCCTGTACACCGTGGCTACCTTCGGCCTAGGGGAGGCGCTTACCGTGAGTCTCCTCAGGGTCCTCCTGGGAGGCCTCGTGGGCGGCACCTTCATGAGCGCGGGCTTCTTCCTGGGCCTCTCCGGGGCCGTTATAAGCACGCTGTTCATGGCTGGGTCGCTGGGCTTCGGCGGGGGGCACCTGGGCTTGGTCGGGGTGAGCCTGGTGGGGGCGGTGAGCCACAACGTGGCCCAGCTGGTGACCGCCATGTTCCTGGTGGGGCACCCGGGGCTCCTGCTCTACCTGCCATACCTATTGGCCTTCGCCTTGCCTACGGGAACCTTCGTCGGCCTGGTGACGTTACGCCTGAAGGCGGCCAGCGATCGCCTCATGGTGAGAAACCCACACTAG
- a CDS encoding FAD-dependent oxidoreductase: protein MKSVWALVCCAMVLSGCLGTRGPRDPAITTDILVIGGGVAGMTAAEVAASMGARVTLLEQGRALGGSALRAQGLSAAGTPVQAEAGIDFSTKDLERDILEFGMNRSIPEMARLVAGGSGEAARYLEDLGVQVEVPDPQGAPWYHQSREGVTGPEVVKALQNSLDRWRVDIRLENRVTELLMGKEGKMVGARVAQPGGKEFLVKCRALILATGGFGGNTDMISRFANQWEGIGVNLSQAQGDGLRLAMASGADITHMQYIQVYPAVTQDGIPVMKAVENGAILVNREGLRFADETGDPQALARAIMDQPGSRAFLLGDLQVMRLGPPALRSDGLIEEEDLEAISQRLKVPWSALGSTVERYNASVGDDEFGREQGSPVDEAPYFALEVRPAVWATLGGLKINQGAQVLRDGKPFGGFFAAGEVVGGVFGAGERGSGHLTAAIVLGRVAARSAVEVARREAKPAWGRR from the coding sequence TTGAAGAGCGTTTGGGCCCTGGTGTGCTGCGCCATGGTACTGTCCGGGTGCCTGGGCACCCGTGGGCCCCGTGACCCGGCCATCACCACAGACATCCTTGTTATTGGAGGCGGCGTGGCTGGTATGACCGCAGCCGAGGTGGCCGCCTCCATGGGTGCCCGGGTGACACTACTGGAACAAGGACGGGCTCTGGGTGGTTCGGCCTTGAGGGCCCAGGGGCTATCGGCGGCCGGAACCCCGGTGCAGGCCGAGGCGGGCATTGACTTCTCCACCAAAGACCTCGAGCGAGACATCCTGGAGTTCGGGATGAACCGCTCCATACCGGAGATGGCGCGCCTGGTGGCAGGGGGATCCGGCGAGGCCGCCAGGTACCTCGAGGACCTGGGGGTACAGGTGGAGGTCCCAGACCCCCAGGGTGCCCCATGGTATCACCAGTCCCGGGAGGGTGTCACAGGGCCTGAGGTGGTAAAGGCCCTCCAGAACAGCCTTGACCGCTGGCGGGTAGACATAAGACTGGAGAACCGCGTTACCGAGCTCTTAATGGGTAAAGAGGGCAAGATGGTGGGTGCCAGGGTGGCCCAGCCGGGAGGCAAGGAATTCCTGGTGAAGTGCAGGGCCCTGATCCTGGCCACCGGCGGCTTCGGCGGCAACACTGACATGATATCGCGGTTCGCGAACCAGTGGGAGGGAATAGGGGTGAATCTCTCCCAGGCCCAGGGAGATGGGCTTAGGCTGGCGATGGCATCTGGCGCGGACATAACGCACATGCAGTACATCCAGGTATACCCTGCGGTGACCCAGGACGGTATTCCCGTCATGAAGGCCGTGGAGAACGGGGCCATCCTTGTGAACCGGGAGGGACTGAGGTTCGCTGACGAGACTGGCGATCCTCAGGCCCTGGCCAGAGCCATCATGGACCAGCCCGGATCCCGCGCCTTTCTCCTGGGAGACCTCCAGGTGATGAGGCTGGGACCGCCTGCCCTTAGGAGCGACGGACTTATCGAGGAGGAAGACTTGGAGGCCATTTCCCAAAGGCTGAAGGTTCCCTGGAGTGCCCTGGGGAGTACCGTGGAGAGGTACAACGCCTCTGTGGGAGACGACGAGTTCGGCCGGGAACAGGGAAGCCCCGTTGACGAGGCACCCTACTTCGCCCTGGAGGTGCGCCCAGCGGTCTGGGCCACCCTGGGAGGCCTCAAGATCAACCAGGGAGCCCAGGTTCTCAGGGACGGGAAACCCTTCGGGGGCTTCTTTGCCGCCGGGGAGGTTGTGGGAGGTGTGTTCGGCGCGGGTGAGCGAGGCTCCGGACACCTCACGGCTGCCATCGTGCTGGGACGGGTAGCCGCCCGTTCAGCGGTAGAGGTGGCCAGGCGGGAGGCCAAGCCGGCATGGGGGAGACGCTAG